One segment of Deltaproteobacteria bacterium DNA contains the following:
- a CDS encoding class I SAM-dependent DNA methyltransferase translates to MNAVEIEQAITDLAEQPFDPATFPYAFLEAFGNKETTIKRLRAGASNKSDLGGVLQTNNIHILTCEAGQVSRALNALKDSPATAKAKAKFVLATDGNDFEAEELTGGETVACAFQDFPDHFGFFLPLAGITTVRQISENAFDIRATSRLNRLYVELLRDNPDWGKAERRHDMNHFMARLIFCFFAEDTEIFVGKGKFTETVAQMSAKDSSNTHAVIGTLFLAMNTKRDERAAANIPRWADDFPYVNGGLFSGTMDVPKFSKIARSYLLHVGSLDWTKINPDIFGSMIQAVAEDEERGELGMHYTSVPNILKVLNPLFLDDLRARLAEAGDNPRTLLNLRKRMTKMRVFDPACGSGNFLVIAYKEMRAIEAEINERRGERHRSSGIPLTNFRGIELRDFPAEIARLALIIAEYQCDVVYRGQKLALAEFLPLRDENWITCGNALRLDWLTICPPTGRSVKVQADDLFDTPLEQAEIDFENEGGETYICGNPPYLGNKLQSEEQKSDLSAVFDGRLEGWKSLDYVAGWLMKAAEYGLQTSASSAFVVTNSICQGQQVSLFWPSIFATGHAIEFAHTSFKWSNLASHNAGVIVIIVGLSNVAGKRKRLYTLDADGTALERVCGNINPYLVDAPNLVIEARRDPPKDRAPMLFGNMPRDGGHLLVSPEDKAGTDPSDTIFKRYLRRFVGSEDFIQGKVRYCLWIEQDQWADAARSPTVARRLEAVRAMRLSSKAGSTRDYAKAPYRFVQIQGNAQRLTLIVPRHSSERRPYLPVGLLDAGTVVADSAFALYDAPLWHLALIASRLHLVWIAAVCGKLKTDYRYSNTLGWNTFPIPTLTHKNEVDLTHCAEDILLAREVHFPSTSADLYEPEAMPENLRQAHSRNDEVLERIYIGRQFRNDTERLEKLFTLYASTQKEGATIERATFPGRRRA, encoded by the coding sequence TTGAACGCCGTTGAGATCGAGCAGGCGATCACAGACCTTGCGGAGCAGCCCTTTGACCCCGCGACGTTCCCCTACGCCTTCCTTGAAGCTTTCGGTAACAAGGAGACGACAATCAAGCGCCTTCGCGCTGGGGCTTCGAACAAGTCCGACCTCGGCGGTGTGCTCCAGACCAACAACATTCACATCCTGACCTGCGAGGCAGGGCAGGTGTCGCGGGCACTCAACGCGCTCAAGGACAGCCCGGCTACCGCCAAAGCCAAGGCGAAGTTCGTCCTTGCTACTGACGGCAACGACTTCGAGGCGGAAGAGCTGACAGGCGGCGAGACGGTCGCTTGCGCCTTCCAGGACTTCCCCGACCACTTCGGATTCTTCCTGCCGCTCGCGGGAATCACCACCGTCCGGCAGATCAGCGAGAACGCCTTCGACATCCGGGCGACCAGCCGCCTCAATCGGCTCTACGTCGAACTTCTGCGCGACAACCCCGATTGGGGCAAGGCCGAGCGCCGCCACGACATGAACCACTTCATGGCGCGGCTCATCTTCTGCTTCTTCGCCGAGGATACCGAGATCTTCGTCGGCAAGGGCAAGTTCACCGAAACTGTCGCGCAGATGAGCGCGAAGGACTCGTCCAACACGCACGCGGTAATCGGCACGTTGTTCCTTGCCATGAACACCAAGCGGGACGAACGGGCAGCGGCCAACATTCCTCGCTGGGCCGACGACTTTCCATACGTGAACGGCGGCTTGTTTTCCGGCACCATGGATGTGCCGAAGTTCAGCAAGATCGCGCGGTCATACCTCCTGCACGTCGGCAGTCTCGACTGGACCAAGATCAACCCCGACATCTTCGGGTCGATGATCCAAGCCGTCGCCGAGGACGAGGAGCGCGGCGAGTTGGGGATGCACTACACCAGCGTCCCCAACATCCTGAAGGTCCTGAACCCGCTCTTCCTAGACGACTTGCGCGCACGATTGGCAGAGGCAGGCGACAACCCCCGCACCCTGCTCAACCTACGCAAGCGCATGACGAAGATGAGGGTCTTCGACCCCGCCTGCGGTTCCGGCAACTTCCTCGTCATCGCCTACAAGGAGATGCGCGCGATCGAGGCCGAGATCAACGAGCGACGCGGCGAGCGGCATCGTAGCTCTGGAATTCCGCTCACGAACTTTCGCGGGATCGAGCTGCGCGACTTTCCGGCGGAAATTGCCCGCCTCGCGCTAATCATCGCCGAGTATCAATGCGACGTGGTGTACCGGGGGCAAAAGCTGGCCTTGGCCGAATTCCTGCCTCTGCGCGACGAGAATTGGATCACCTGCGGCAACGCTCTTCGGCTCGACTGGCTGACCATCTGCCCGCCTACAGGTAGGAGCGTGAAGGTGCAGGCGGACGACCTGTTCGATACGCCCCTCGAACAAGCGGAAATCGACTTCGAGAACGAAGGCGGCGAGACCTACATCTGCGGGAATCCCCCGTACCTGGGCAACAAACTTCAGTCAGAAGAACAGAAATCCGACTTATCCGCCGTATTCGATGGTCGCTTGGAAGGCTGGAAGTCGCTCGACTATGTTGCCGGATGGCTCATGAAGGCAGCGGAGTACGGCCTTCAGACGAGTGCGAGTTCCGCGTTTGTGGTGACGAATTCGATTTGCCAAGGTCAACAGGTCTCGCTCTTCTGGCCGTCCATCTTTGCCACAGGTCACGCGATCGAGTTCGCCCACACTTCATTCAAGTGGTCGAACTTGGCCAGTCATAACGCGGGCGTCATCGTAATCATCGTCGGACTATCGAATGTCGCTGGAAAGAGGAAGCGTCTCTACACGCTTGACGCCGACGGAACGGCCCTCGAACGGGTGTGCGGCAACATTAACCCCTATCTGGTAGATGCCCCCAATCTCGTCATCGAAGCCCGACGTGACCCGCCGAAGGACCGCGCTCCTATGCTCTTCGGCAACATGCCGCGCGACGGTGGGCATCTTCTTGTATCGCCTGAAGACAAGGCGGGCACAGATCCTAGTGACACAATTTTCAAAAGGTACCTGAGGCGCTTTGTCGGCTCAGAGGATTTCATTCAGGGCAAGGTCCGATACTGCCTCTGGATTGAGCAAGATCAATGGGCCGACGCCGCTCGCTCTCCGACGGTCGCTCGACGCCTCGAAGCCGTACGGGCCATGCGGTTGTCTAGCAAGGCTGGCTCTACGCGCGACTATGCCAAAGCGCCCTACCGATTCGTTCAAATACAGGGAAACGCGCAGCGGCTGACGCTTATCGTTCCACGCCATAGTTCGGAGCGCCGCCCTTATCTTCCGGTTGGGCTTCTGGATGCGGGCACAGTTGTCGCCGATAGCGCCTTCGCGCTCTACGACGCACCGCTCTGGCATCTGGCTTTGATTGCGTCGCGTCTTCATCTCGTTTGGATCGCTGCGGTCTGCGGGAAGTTGAAGACGGACTATCGATACTCGAACACATTGGGATGGAACACCTTTCCAATCCCGACTCTCACCCATAAGAATGAGGTTGACCTCACTCATTGTGCCGAGGACATCCTCCTCGCACGCGAAGTCCACTTCCCCTCAACAAGCGCTGACCTCTACGAGCCTGAGGCAATGCCCGAAAATCTGCGCCAAGCGCATTCCCGCAATGACGAAGTTCTTGAGCGTATCTACATAGGGCGCCAGTTCCGAAATGACACGGAACGTCTCGAAAAGTTGTTCACCTTGTACGCCAGCACGCAGAAGGAAGGTGCCACCATTGAAAGGGCCACTTTCCCGGGACGGAGACGCGCATGA
- a CDS encoding serine/threonine protein kinase encodes MAFAPALTLAEVTTALAADFAMVSEVAVGGQGAVFKGSPIGNPSLEVAVKIYVGNQVDERTDREIAAIRGFRSPTIVTMHSAGQCVLRGNTHRYLATEFISGAPLDRLIANGPLSISDTAKIARDVATAIEIIWQARIVHRDVKPSNILVRPDGSAVLVDLGVARHLQLASLTTWGKTWGTEGYLSPEQMRGLRNLTCKSDIFGLGLVVQEAIGGRHPTLGNQRALLNGGRMTSSISPNLPHEFVALVDAMVNGRPVVRPLPREVITRCQPFI; translated from the coding sequence ATGGCCTTCGCTCCTGCGCTAACACTCGCCGAGGTCACCACGGCGCTCGCGGCCGATTTTGCGATGGTCAGCGAAGTGGCGGTCGGCGGTCAGGGGGCTGTCTTCAAGGGCTCCCCCATCGGCAATCCTTCGCTTGAGGTGGCGGTCAAGATTTACGTTGGGAATCAGGTTGACGAGAGGACCGACCGCGAGATCGCTGCGATACGTGGATTCAGGTCGCCCACCATCGTGACCATGCACAGCGCCGGGCAATGCGTGTTGCGTGGAAACACGCATCGCTACCTCGCCACAGAGTTCATCTCGGGCGCTCCACTCGATCGGTTGATCGCGAACGGGCCGCTCAGCATCTCCGACACCGCGAAGATAGCTCGCGACGTCGCCACGGCCATCGAGATCATTTGGCAGGCTAGGATCGTCCATCGTGACGTGAAACCGAGCAATATTCTCGTCCGCCCAGACGGGAGCGCTGTGCTGGTCGATCTCGGCGTCGCCCGCCACCTTCAACTGGCGTCGCTCACCACGTGGGGCAAGACCTGGGGAACCGAGGGATATCTATCACCGGAGCAGATGCGAGGTCTGCGAAACCTGACTTGCAAGTCCGACATCTTCGGACTCGGACTCGTTGTCCAAGAAGCTATCGGCGGCCGTCACCCGACGCTAGGGAACCAGCGCGCCCTGTTGAATGGAGGACGGATGACTTCGTCAATCAGTCCTAATCTTCCCCACGAATTTGTTGCGCTAGTCGATGCGATGGTCAACGGCAGGCCGGTTGTTCGCCCTCTCCCACGTGAAGTAATCACCCGTTGTCAGCCCTTCATCTAG
- a CDS encoding PIN domain-containing protein, with protein sequence MTPDVNVLVAASRSDHPHHRVAREWLEAAIAACNDGATLRLMPMVAASLLRLVTSAKVFKVPTPIKDAIAFLDALLGTPGVEGVTLGSEWPLLRQLCLDKRLTGNDIPDAWLAAAVVQSGEHLVTFDADLKRLLARTQVTVLVP encoded by the coding sequence ATGACGCCTGACGTCAATGTACTGGTCGCGGCTTCGCGGAGCGATCATCCCCATCATCGCGTAGCGCGCGAGTGGCTCGAAGCCGCGATCGCCGCGTGCAACGACGGCGCTACGTTGCGCCTGATGCCGATGGTCGCGGCCAGCCTCCTGCGTCTCGTGACGAGCGCGAAAGTCTTCAAGGTCCCGACACCGATCAAGGACGCGATTGCGTTCCTCGACGCCCTGCTGGGTACTCCGGGTGTCGAAGGCGTAACGCTCGGCAGCGAGTGGCCACTGCTGCGTCAGCTCTGTCTCGACAAGCGCCTCACCGGCAACGATATTCCCGACGCCTGGCTCGCCGCCGCCGTGGTCCAATCCGGCGAGCATCTCGTGACCTTCGACGCGGACTTGAAACGGCTGCTCGCGCGTACGCAGGTCACGGTCCTGGTGCCGTGA
- a CDS encoding DUF2191 domain-containing protein: MKTTLDLNDVLLANAKALAVRQRTSLTRLIEEGLQLRLRSARRSVRRGAPRLPVFRGRGGLVAGVDPTSNKALLAALGDDA, encoded by the coding sequence ATGAAGACAACCCTCGACCTGAACGACGTTCTTCTCGCGAACGCCAAGGCGCTTGCGGTTCGACAACGCACGAGCCTGACGAGATTGATCGAGGAAGGTCTCCAGCTGCGGCTTCGGTCCGCTCGTAGATCCGTCCGTCGCGGCGCGCCACGTCTTCCGGTCTTCAGGGGACGGGGCGGCTTGGTCGCCGGCGTCGATCCGACCAGCAACAAGGCGCTCCTGGCGGCGCTCGGCGATGACGCCTGA